One segment of Mycolicibacterium neworleansense DNA contains the following:
- a CDS encoding FAD-dependent oxidoreductase, which translates to MTEPRESPRGVSRQTFLRGAVGALAAGAVFGSTRASADPRASSGWGDLAAAIKGQVILPDSGGQFASAKAVFNTNFNGLAPAAVVTPSSAVDVQRAMAFAAAHNLKVAPRGGGHSYVGASTANGTMVLDLRQLPGDINYDAATGQVTVTPATGLFAIHQVLAGAGRGIPTGTCPTVGAAGHALGGGLGAQSRHAGLMSDQLVSATVVLPGGGAVTASANENPDLFWALRGGGGGNFGVTTALTFATFPTSDVDAVNVHFPLQSFAQVLLGWQNWLRTADRSSWALADTVTDPGGGAHCRILATCPAGSGDAVAAAVSKAVGLQPMGVENQTFNYLDLVKYLAVNNLNPSPLGYVGGSDVFQSITPAAAQGIAAAFNAFPAGAGRPLVIMHALDGALATVGPGDSAFPWRRQSALVQWYVETAGSPAAAANWLNTAHRAVAPYSVGGYVNYLEANQPASRYFGANISRLAATRQKYDPARIMFSGLNF; encoded by the coding sequence ATGACGGAACCGCGGGAGTCGCCGCGCGGGGTCTCGCGTCAGACGTTCCTGCGGGGCGCCGTCGGGGCGTTGGCCGCCGGAGCGGTATTCGGATCGACCCGGGCGAGTGCGGATCCCAGGGCCTCGTCGGGCTGGGGCGATCTCGCCGCCGCCATCAAGGGCCAGGTGATCCTGCCGGACAGCGGTGGGCAATTCGCCTCGGCCAAAGCGGTTTTCAACACCAACTTCAACGGTCTTGCGCCGGCGGCGGTCGTCACCCCGAGTTCGGCGGTGGACGTGCAGCGGGCGATGGCCTTCGCTGCTGCCCACAACCTCAAGGTGGCGCCCCGCGGCGGTGGGCATTCCTACGTGGGCGCGTCGACCGCGAACGGCACGATGGTCCTGGACCTGCGGCAGCTGCCGGGCGACATCAACTACGACGCCGCCACCGGGCAGGTCACCGTCACCCCGGCGACCGGTCTGTTTGCGATCCACCAGGTTCTGGCCGGAGCCGGCCGCGGCATCCCGACTGGAACCTGCCCGACGGTCGGGGCGGCCGGACATGCCCTGGGCGGCGGGTTGGGTGCCCAATCGCGGCATGCTGGTCTGATGAGCGATCAGTTGGTGTCGGCGACGGTGGTGCTGCCGGGCGGCGGGGCGGTCACCGCGTCGGCCAACGAAAATCCAGATCTGTTCTGGGCGTTGCGCGGTGGCGGCGGTGGCAACTTCGGGGTGACGACCGCGCTGACCTTCGCGACCTTCCCCACCAGCGACGTGGACGCTGTGAACGTTCATTTCCCGCTGCAGTCTTTCGCCCAGGTTCTCCTCGGCTGGCAGAACTGGTTGCGCACTGCCGACCGCAGCAGCTGGGCACTGGCCGACACTGTCACCGACCCGGGCGGCGGTGCGCACTGTCGCATCCTGGCCACCTGTCCGGCCGGCTCCGGTGATGCTGTGGCGGCTGCCGTGTCCAAAGCGGTAGGGCTGCAACCGATGGGAGTGGAAAACCAGACGTTCAACTACTTGGACCTGGTGAAGTACCTGGCCGTGAACAACCTCAATCCGTCGCCGCTCGGCTATGTCGGTGGTTCCGATGTGTTCCAGTCGATCACTCCGGCTGCCGCCCAGGGGATCGCCGCCGCGTTCAACGCATTTCCTGCTGGGGCCGGTCGGCCGTTGGTGATCATGCATGCCCTCGACGGCGCGCTCGCCACCGTGGGACCAGGGGATTCCGCGTTCCCATGGCGGCGGCAGTCGGCGTTGGTGCAGTGGTATGTGGAGACCGCCGGTTCGCCGGCGGCAGCGGCCAACTGGCTCAACACCGCTCACCGAGCTGTGGCACCGTATTCGGTAGGCGGCTACGTGAACTATCTCGAGGCGAACCAGCCTGCCTCGCGGTACTTCGGTGCCAACATCTCTCGGCTGGCCGCCACTCGGCAGAAATATGACCCGGCCCGGATCATGTTCTCGGGCTTGAACTTTTGA
- a CDS encoding zinc-dependent alcohol dehydrogenase family protein: MRATVMYGAGDVRVENVPDPIVKEPTDAVVRVTRACICGSDLWPYQSMPHKDGGRRMGHEFIGVVEDVGTDVSGLGRGDLVVAPFVWADNTCDFCQEGLQTSCRHGGGWGAPGVDAGQGEAVRVPQAQGTLVKLPVAEDSALMPSLLTLSDVFCTGHHGVVTAGVGPGSTVTVIGDGAVGLCAVLAAKRLGAEQIILNGRHTVRTDLGREFGATDVVAERGDEAVEKIRELTGGDGTHAVIECVGTEPSLATALDAVRAGGRVSRLGVSQYTEVPMGFGTFFRNITLTGGVAPARAYIEELMPDVLDGTVEPGRVFDRTIGLDETPDGYRAMADREALKVLIEP; the protein is encoded by the coding sequence ATGCGAGCAACCGTGATGTATGGGGCCGGCGACGTGCGCGTCGAGAACGTGCCCGACCCGATCGTGAAGGAACCGACCGACGCCGTCGTGCGGGTCACCCGTGCCTGCATCTGCGGTAGTGATCTCTGGCCGTACCAGTCCATGCCGCACAAGGACGGCGGCCGGCGGATGGGCCACGAGTTCATCGGGGTGGTCGAGGATGTCGGCACCGACGTATCCGGACTCGGGCGCGGTGATCTGGTGGTGGCCCCGTTCGTCTGGGCGGACAACACGTGCGACTTCTGCCAGGAAGGCCTGCAGACGTCATGTCGGCACGGCGGGGGCTGGGGTGCGCCCGGCGTCGATGCGGGGCAGGGTGAAGCCGTGCGCGTTCCGCAGGCGCAGGGCACGCTGGTGAAACTCCCGGTGGCCGAGGATTCGGCGCTCATGCCCTCGCTGCTCACCTTGTCCGACGTCTTCTGCACCGGTCACCACGGTGTGGTGACCGCCGGCGTCGGGCCGGGTTCCACGGTGACCGTCATCGGTGACGGCGCGGTGGGCTTGTGCGCGGTGCTGGCCGCCAAACGGCTGGGTGCCGAGCAGATTATCCTCAACGGCCGCCACACCGTCCGGACAGATCTGGGTCGCGAGTTCGGCGCCACCGACGTCGTCGCCGAACGCGGCGACGAAGCCGTCGAGAAGATCCGCGAACTGACCGGCGGCGACGGCACCCACGCGGTGATCGAATGCGTCGGGACCGAGCCGTCGCTGGCCACCGCCCTCGACGCGGTCCGCGCCGGCGGCCGCGTCAGCCGGCTCGGGGTATCTCAATACACCGAGGTGCCAATGGGTTTCGGCACCTTCTTCCGCAATATCACCCTGACCGGCGGTGTCGCGCCCGCCCGTGCCTACATCGAGGAACTCATGCCCGACGTCCTGGACGGCACCGTCGAACCCGGGCGGGTCTTCGACCGCACCATCGGTCTCGACGAAACGCCCGACGGTTACCGCGCCATGGCCGACCGCGAGGCTCTCAAGGTGTTGATCGAACCATGA
- a CDS encoding Ig-like domain-containing protein encodes MHSIKIGSRDIKVGPPVKVPHRPSAVIPGTGARPELLGPASSSAADAIAEVGAELAVPPISLPDIVPTAPVPAKNETNSAPLPSVKDVETSLSGAASALSSAASKVSASLDVDDVRTAVKRFSDTVSESIAASTAQALDAGTVSTAVRTPTAAAAVTPVNPTTGVSEIGSGVFGFVNGIVTEILNPFLAPAPDSPEPLTPMVWAVLAWVRRNAFNQAPTIASDPTTTVQAGQTVTGNIGAVDAEGDELTYIITQQPEHGTVTIDQETGEYTYTPDDIDYDSIQTDTFTVTVADGKINVLSLFQPHSTQSDISVSVLSPEVERVILEMPDGVKNPVNPRYSEDGKSIYFSGTPSAGGRTEIYQISIDGSHVECVTCGVSPDETGNLAKPVPFTDGSGRVMVLVNVEGETPRYSVLETGVNGRELVPITTPDGGGYIIDRQREMRPSPDGTHVLYTRIVVGQNSALQALPVVGTLTRTENGYEVTDARVVYPTGEGKQWTPDGKGVIILGGQYDAGNVDDIVVDLETGEVTRLTANLDYDEDTDLSPNQQWIAIGSTRGLDALTPMTRIVRQNFLPVYVGAPVYGMYAQPINVSNQNWAVQVGDELEGENGIPLFDTGDGWAARSMPSWNPDGTAVTFWESSVDDPTQSRLVIANLKYTTSVGPVAADRSTPNPDWAPELGSYVAGTTPLPSTGTYAGAGGGTAVVTETTDATGRTTRKAVYTDYVNKDGMVLNGYELADYLANQNEVHYLADITVSGTHTGSLKADATMNAFQQSLTGYITSDLDGDVQSLPDPDDAEEAQQNA; translated from the coding sequence GTGCACAGCATCAAGATCGGTTCGCGCGACATCAAGGTCGGGCCGCCGGTGAAGGTGCCGCATCGCCCGTCGGCAGTGATCCCCGGGACCGGGGCCCGGCCGGAGTTGCTCGGGCCGGCCTCGTCGAGTGCGGCGGACGCGATAGCCGAGGTGGGTGCCGAGCTCGCCGTGCCGCCGATTTCGCTGCCCGACATCGTGCCCACGGCACCGGTTCCGGCCAAGAACGAAACGAATTCGGCGCCGCTCCCGTCGGTCAAAGACGTGGAGACCTCACTGAGTGGCGCAGCATCCGCCTTGAGCAGCGCGGCTTCGAAGGTGAGCGCCTCCCTCGACGTCGACGATGTCCGCACGGCCGTGAAGCGGTTCTCCGACACAGTGAGCGAGTCGATCGCCGCGTCCACCGCGCAGGCGCTCGACGCCGGCACCGTCAGTACCGCCGTGCGGACACCGACGGCCGCCGCGGCGGTCACGCCGGTCAATCCGACCACCGGCGTTTCCGAAATCGGTTCCGGTGTATTCGGATTCGTGAACGGCATCGTCACCGAGATACTCAACCCGTTCCTGGCGCCGGCCCCGGACTCGCCCGAGCCGCTGACCCCGATGGTGTGGGCGGTGCTGGCCTGGGTGCGTCGCAACGCGTTCAACCAAGCGCCCACCATCGCCTCGGACCCGACCACCACGGTGCAGGCCGGGCAGACCGTCACCGGCAACATCGGCGCCGTCGATGCCGAGGGCGATGAGCTCACCTACATCATCACCCAGCAGCCCGAGCACGGCACGGTCACCATCGATCAGGAAACGGGGGAGTACACCTACACCCCCGATGACATCGATTACGACTCGATCCAAACCGACACCTTCACGGTTACCGTCGCCGACGGAAAGATCAACGTGCTCAGCCTCTTCCAGCCGCACAGCACTCAGTCGGACATCTCTGTCTCGGTGCTGAGTCCTGAAGTCGAGCGGGTCATCCTGGAGATGCCCGACGGCGTGAAGAATCCGGTCAATCCGCGCTATTCGGAAGATGGCAAGTCCATCTACTTCTCGGGCACGCCCAGCGCGGGTGGCCGGACCGAGATCTACCAGATCAGCATCGACGGGTCACACGTCGAATGCGTCACGTGCGGGGTGTCCCCGGACGAGACCGGAAACCTCGCGAAACCCGTTCCCTTCACGGACGGTTCGGGACGGGTGATGGTGTTGGTGAACGTCGAGGGTGAGACGCCCCGCTATTCCGTCCTGGAAACCGGAGTGAACGGCCGGGAACTGGTGCCGATCACCACGCCGGATGGCGGCGGCTACATCATCGACCGTCAGCGTGAGATGAGGCCATCGCCCGACGGAACGCACGTTCTCTACACCCGAATTGTGGTGGGGCAGAACAGCGCCCTGCAGGCCCTGCCCGTCGTGGGAACGCTGACCCGCACCGAGAACGGGTACGAGGTCACCGACGCGCGGGTGGTCTACCCGACCGGCGAGGGTAAGCAGTGGACCCCCGACGGCAAGGGCGTCATCATCCTCGGCGGCCAGTACGACGCCGGCAACGTCGACGACATCGTGGTCGACCTGGAGACCGGCGAGGTGACCCGGCTGACGGCCAACCTCGACTACGACGAGGACACCGACCTCTCGCCCAATCAGCAGTGGATTGCGATCGGCAGCACGCGCGGCCTCGATGCGCTGACGCCGATGACCAGGATCGTGCGACAGAACTTCCTGCCGGTCTACGTCGGCGCGCCCGTGTACGGGATGTATGCGCAGCCGATCAACGTCTCGAACCAGAACTGGGCGGTTCAGGTGGGAGACGAGCTCGAGGGCGAGAACGGGATCCCCTTGTTCGACACCGGCGACGGGTGGGCCGCACGCAGCATGCCCAGCTGGAATCCCGACGGCACCGCGGTCACCTTCTGGGAGTCCAGCGTCGATGATCCGACGCAATCGCGCCTTGTCATCGCCAACCTGAAGTACACGACCAGCGTCGGACCGGTGGCGGCCGACCGCTCGACTCCCAACCCGGACTGGGCGCCGGAACTCGGCAGCTACGTGGCCGGCACGACGCCGCTGCCGTCGACCGGAACCTATGCCGGGGCCGGCGGCGGCACGGCAGTGGTCACCGAGACCACCGACGCGACGGGCCGGACGACCCGCAAGGCGGTCTACACCGACTACGTCAACAAGGACGGCATGGTCCTCAACGGGTATGAGTTGGCCGATTACCTGGCCAACCAGAACGAGGTGCACTACCTGGCCGACATCACCGTCAGCGGAACGCACACCGGCTCGCTCAAGGCCGACGCCACGATGAACGCGTTCCAGCAGTCGTTGACCGGTTACATCACCTCTGATCTCGATGGCGATGTGCAGAGCCTGCCGGATCCCGATGATGCAGAGGAGGCCCAGCAGAACGCCTGA
- a CDS encoding DUF6891 domain-containing protein has product MSAPSNPNAIPTYATLPDLPLDDEDRATLTSEIWGMLVTGNDDAEEFLEIYAEDYELTEDQLTAAFTALREARLRQQAEIGDYRSRTLAAFDELNANGVIARADFSCCGTCASAEIGDERDDSRHWSGFVYFHSQDTDRLVEDGSTYIGYGAFEPENFDEDAYNRLSDEAKEDLYFRDVARMLDDVVFPVVRRHGIEPEWNRDLGTRVLLTNADWYSPIES; this is encoded by the coding sequence GTGAGCGCACCGTCGAACCCGAACGCGATCCCCACCTACGCCACACTCCCAGACCTCCCGTTGGACGACGAGGACCGCGCCACCCTCACATCCGAGATCTGGGGCATGCTGGTCACCGGCAACGACGACGCCGAAGAGTTCCTCGAGATCTACGCCGAGGACTACGAGCTCACCGAAGACCAGCTCACGGCTGCCTTCACCGCCCTGCGTGAAGCCAGGCTGCGCCAGCAGGCCGAAATCGGTGATTACCGGTCGCGGACGCTGGCGGCATTCGACGAACTCAATGCCAACGGCGTGATCGCCCGCGCCGACTTCTCCTGCTGCGGAACCTGTGCCTCAGCCGAGATCGGCGATGAACGCGACGACAGCCGCCACTGGAGTGGCTTCGTCTACTTCCACAGCCAGGACACCGATCGTCTGGTCGAGGACGGCAGCACGTACATCGGTTATGGAGCGTTCGAGCCCGAGAACTTCGACGAGGACGCGTACAACCGGCTCAGCGATGAGGCGAAGGAGGACCTGTACTTTCGCGACGTGGCGCGGATGCTCGACGACGTCGTCTTCCCCGTCGTGCGACGCCACGGCATCGAGCCGGAGTGGAACCGCGACCTGGGAACGCGGGTGCTGCTGACCAACGCCGACTGGTACTCGCCGATCGAGAGCTGA
- a CDS encoding OsmC family protein, whose translation MTSEEAERDGVVTVAETGAGTYTQQITAGRHQLIADEPAPVGDDAGPNPYDLVLAGLGACTSMTVRMYANRKGWPLDQVRVMLRHSRIHAKDCADCETTKGMIDHIDREIELTGELDDSQRQRLMDIAERCPVHQTLTSSVHITTSEV comes from the coding sequence ATGACATCTGAGGAAGCCGAGCGCGACGGCGTGGTCACCGTCGCAGAAACCGGCGCCGGGACCTACACCCAGCAGATCACCGCCGGGCGTCACCAGCTCATCGCCGACGAACCCGCTCCGGTGGGCGACGATGCCGGCCCGAATCCCTATGACCTGGTATTGGCCGGCCTCGGTGCATGTACGTCGATGACGGTGCGCATGTACGCCAATCGCAAGGGATGGCCGCTTGATCAGGTACGAGTGATGTTGCGGCACTCACGTATTCATGCCAAAGACTGTGCCGACTGCGAGACCACCAAGGGCATGATCGACCATATCGATCGCGAGATCGAGTTGACCGGCGAGCTCGACGACAGCCAGCGGCAGCGTCTCATGGACATCGCCGAACGCTGCCCGGTGCATCAGACCCTGACCTCGTCGGTCCACATCACCACGTCCGAGGTGTGA
- a CDS encoding nitroreductase family deazaflavin-dependent oxidoreductase, giving the protein MTDNWNDQIIAEFRANGGKVGGPFEGATLLLLHTTGAKSGKERVNPVMAFDLDGKLAIVGSYAGADVDPAWLHNLRAHPDAHIEIGTDAYDVHAREMPRDERNAAYPRIVERAPGFGEYQTKTDRVIPVIELQRR; this is encoded by the coding sequence ATGACCGACAACTGGAATGACCAGATCATCGCCGAGTTCCGCGCCAACGGAGGCAAGGTCGGCGGACCGTTCGAGGGCGCGACGTTGCTTCTGCTGCACACCACCGGCGCCAAGAGTGGGAAAGAGCGCGTCAATCCGGTGATGGCGTTCGATCTCGACGGGAAGCTCGCCATCGTCGGGTCCTACGCGGGCGCCGACGTCGACCCGGCCTGGCTGCACAATCTGCGCGCGCACCCCGATGCGCACATCGAGATCGGCACCGACGCGTACGACGTGCACGCGCGGGAGATGCCGCGGGACGAGCGGAATGCCGCCTATCCGCGCATTGTCGAGAGGGCACCGGGATTCGGCGAGTACCAGACCAAGACCGACCGCGTCATCCCGGTGATCGAACTGCAGCGCCGCTGA
- a CDS encoding enoyl-CoA hydratase, whose amino-acid sequence MTLLLHERDDRGVVTLTLNRPEAFNALSEAMLTALGDALGALAEDETVRAVVLGATGKAFCAGHDLKEMRAEPSLEYYERLFARCTAMMLSIQRLPVPVIARVQGLATAAGCQLVAMCDLAVASEDARFAVSGVNVGLFCATPGVALSRNVPRKAAFEMLVTGDFVSAEQAWELGLVNRVVPADALDDEVETVIARIVAKPRVAIAMGKALFYRQIDVDIESAYADAGATMACNMMDPSALEGVQAFIDKRPPVWPGVSGAAVRSPG is encoded by the coding sequence ATGACGCTGCTGCTTCACGAACGTGACGACCGCGGTGTCGTCACCCTCACGCTGAACCGCCCCGAGGCATTCAACGCCTTGTCCGAGGCAATGCTGACAGCGCTCGGTGACGCCCTCGGTGCGCTGGCCGAAGACGAAACCGTGCGCGCCGTGGTGCTCGGGGCCACCGGCAAGGCGTTCTGCGCCGGGCATGACCTCAAGGAGATGCGGGCCGAGCCGTCGTTGGAGTACTACGAGCGGTTGTTCGCCCGATGCACCGCGATGATGCTGTCGATCCAGCGGCTGCCAGTGCCGGTGATCGCCCGGGTTCAAGGGCTCGCGACCGCAGCCGGTTGCCAGCTCGTCGCGATGTGCGATCTGGCGGTGGCGAGCGAGGACGCGCGCTTCGCGGTCAGCGGTGTCAACGTCGGTCTGTTCTGTGCGACGCCAGGAGTGGCGCTCTCGCGCAACGTGCCACGCAAGGCCGCGTTCGAGATGCTCGTGACCGGCGATTTCGTCTCGGCCGAACAGGCCTGGGAGCTGGGGCTGGTGAACCGGGTGGTTCCGGCCGACGCCCTGGACGACGAGGTCGAGACGGTGATCGCGCGCATCGTGGCGAAGCCCCGCGTGGCGATCGCCATGGGAAAGGCCTTGTTCTACCGGCAGATTGACGTCGACATCGAGTCGGCCTACGCCGACGCGGGCGCGACGATGGCCTGCAACATGATGGACCCGAGCGCTCTGGAGGGTGTCCAGGCGTTCATCGACAAACGCCCGCCTGTCTGGCCCGGCGTCAGCGGCGCTGCAGTTCGATCACCGGGATGA
- a CDS encoding HD domain-containing protein → MDEAGPQTPAAVAALAVATRFYSPALLNHCIRSYLWGATYAAAHGIAFDDELYYVSALLHDIGLTDSFDSHRVSFEAAGGDLAWVFGMAAGWPATRCARATEIIVLHMRDDVSATADPESHLLQVATGWDVVGRRPEEFPDQTRTDILTRYPRQGFGSEFIACFEDQARRKPDGAAAASVANHGAERIRANPLDA, encoded by the coding sequence ATGGACGAGGCCGGTCCGCAGACTCCGGCGGCCGTGGCGGCACTGGCAGTGGCAACGCGCTTCTATTCGCCGGCACTGCTCAATCACTGCATCCGCTCATATCTGTGGGGCGCAACGTACGCAGCCGCGCACGGCATCGCCTTCGACGACGAGCTGTACTACGTCTCGGCGCTGCTGCACGACATCGGACTGACCGATTCGTTCGACAGTCACCGGGTGTCGTTCGAGGCGGCGGGTGGGGATCTGGCCTGGGTGTTCGGGATGGCGGCCGGTTGGCCTGCGACCCGGTGCGCCAGGGCGACGGAGATCATCGTGCTGCACATGCGCGACGACGTTTCGGCGACTGCCGATCCCGAATCTCACCTCTTGCAGGTGGCCACCGGCTGGGATGTCGTCGGACGCCGGCCGGAGGAGTTCCCCGATCAGACGAGGACCGACATCCTGACGCGTTATCCCCGGCAAGGTTTCGGCAGCGAATTCATCGCGTGCTTCGAGGACCAGGCGAGGCGCAAACCGGATGGTGCCGCTGCCGCTTCGGTGGCCAACCACGGTGCCGAGCGCATCAGGGCCAATCCGCTGGATGCGTGA